DNA sequence from the Nicotiana tomentosiformis chromosome 3, ASM39032v3, whole genome shotgun sequence genome:
CCTTTgcttcagaaaaaaaaaaaaccatttAGTCAAAACTTTTGCTTCAATTGACTCTTTTACAGTCTGACCGAATCTCTCCATTGGTCCCAGTTAATGGGCTAATGTTTCCCATATTAATCATTGACTGAACGAAGCTTTGAAAGAAGGTATTTTGGTTACTGCTAAATGTGTTGACAATTGAGACAGTTGCTGCACCAGGTGTGGAGAATAACTCTTGATCTGATTGCAGAAGCCCTTGATTACTCTGCAAGTTTGCAAAATAATTATTGTCAAAACTATCGGAGGTTGTAGGATCAAGGTTAGCCAAGGCTGTGGCACTTCCATTTTGAGGACATATTTGCCTTAGGTTGGCCAAATAAGTTGTGTTTAAGGTAGGGTCAGGATTTCCTGTGCCATTGAAATTGTTAAGGCGGGCACTGAATACGCGACATTGTGCACGTCCAAACGTGTGTGCACCTAAAACAATAGAAAACAAAAACGATATCTTTAGTCGATAAAATTGTTCGACTGTCCAAATAGTAATAAGGATATGGTATATATAAAATAGGACAGACGGAGTAATTGATTACCGGATAAGGCAACTAGATCGGTAACGTTAAGGCCAACAGCAGAAAACTTAGCTGTAATGTTGCTTAAGCCTTCAACAGGAGAAGGAATAGAAGTATTGGCTCCTCCCTGGTTTGCTGTTCTGCTGTCTCTTCTCCCTAATGAAACATTCCACGAAGGACCACCTGCCTGTACCCCATTGACATGATAAAAGAATTGATTCAGAAAAGATTTCAATATTTACTCTTAACATTTTATTGGGTATGCAAACAAAGTTTCATATTGGTAGCTGAAAATATTAGGTGTAGGGTTGGGAAAAATCGTGCGGTCTTGACCCAAAGCGAACAATATCACACCATGTTATATTTAGGCTGATTTAGCCCAACAATTAATGTCAGAGCCCAGGTTCAGCGGAACAAGTATGGGGATGGCAGAGTGATGATGCAGGGCTCGATTTGCTTACCTGTACCAACCGTGGATCGTAGTAGTGGATATCTCACACCGTTAAGAGATCCCTTACTAGACATATATTTTGTGGAGGGTTACATGCAGTAACAATTTAGTTAACATGACACTATAAAAATTATATACACAAtgagta
Encoded proteins:
- the LOC104104199 gene encoding peroxidase 15-like, whose amino-acid sequence is MAPPSSLAVLCILLAIFSFYESNAQLSANFYSTTCPNVSSIVQNVIQQALQSDSRIGASLIRLHFHDCFVNGCDASLLLDNNSTANIVSEKDAAPNANSVRGFDVVDNIKSAVESSCPGVVSCADILALAAEASVSLAGGPSWNVSLGRRDSRTANQGGANTSIPSPVEGLSNITAKFSAVGLNVTDLVALSGAHTFGRAQCRVFSARLNNFNGTGNPDPTLNTTYLANLRQICPQNGSATALANLDPTTSDSFDNNYFANLQSNQGLLQSDQELFSTPGAATVSIVNTFSSNQNTFFQSFVQSMINMGNISPLTGTNGEIRSDCKRVN